The Coraliomargarita parva genome contains a region encoding:
- the scpB gene encoding SMC-Scp complex subunit ScpB, producing the protein MEFDLKQTLEALLLSTAEPIGLKDLVKLFSRYNEMMVEEAAAAGESESEEETPVIEGPGLVTQAQIRDALSALMDAAEVENKVYRVVEGPNGFQIVTAPQFAEFVRLLRGEPRPMKLSPAAMETMSIIAYRQPVTRAEMEAIRGVSVDSALNKLLELELIQVTGRAELPGRPIQYGTTDKFLEFTGIKDLDELPASDVLSNHQIDDWMRRSEEPEEDVSDEDVGLPKEPNPDELPLDQEFGEVDWQKENVESDALADASPEEEK; encoded by the coding sequence ATGGAATTTGATTTGAAACAAACCCTCGAAGCCCTGCTCCTTTCGACCGCTGAGCCGATCGGGCTGAAGGACCTCGTGAAACTCTTCAGCCGCTACAACGAAATGATGGTCGAAGAAGCGGCCGCCGCGGGGGAGAGCGAGTCCGAAGAGGAGACGCCTGTGATCGAAGGCCCCGGGCTGGTCACGCAGGCGCAGATCCGTGATGCGTTGTCGGCGCTGATGGATGCGGCCGAGGTGGAAAACAAGGTCTACCGAGTGGTGGAAGGCCCGAACGGCTTTCAGATCGTGACGGCGCCCCAATTCGCTGAATTCGTCCGTTTGCTGCGCGGGGAACCGCGTCCCATGAAGCTGAGCCCTGCGGCGATGGAAACGATGTCGATCATTGCCTACCGCCAACCGGTGACCCGGGCGGAGATGGAAGCGATCCGGGGTGTTTCGGTGGACAGTGCCTTGAACAAGCTGCTGGAGCTCGAACTGATCCAGGTGACCGGTCGGGCGGAGCTGCCGGGGCGTCCCATTCAGTATGGCACGACGGATAAATTCCTCGAATTCACCGGGATCAAGGATCTCGACGAGTTGCCCGCTTCGGACGTCTTGAGCAACCATCAGATCGACGACTGGATGCGCCGGAGCGAAGAGCCGGAAGAGGATGTCTCGGACGAGGATGTGGGCTTGCCGAAAGAGCCGAATCCGGACGAGTTGCCGCTGGACCAGGAGTTTGGCGAGGTGGATTGGCAAAAGGAAAACGTGGAAAG
- a CDS encoding glucose-6-phosphate isomerase, translating to MSWDKFQKHYLALNELDFAIDISRIDFDADFLDGMEPRIQEAYKAMDELEAGAIANPDEGRMVGHYWLRAPKLAPNAELTSEIEQCLAAIKQIAADVHTGKMAGSKGPFKNCLVIGIGGSALGPQFVADALGCPKGDKMKLFFFDNTDPDGIDRTLCALDGQLGETLSVVISKSGGTPETRNGMLEAQAAYQAAGLEFAKHAIAVTGAGSKLDGVAEAEGWLTRLPMWDWVGGRTSELAAVGLLPAALQGLDIDGMLGGAAAMDSATRCKETAKNPAALLALMWYYATDGKGAKDMVVLPYKDRLMLFSKYLQQLVMESLGKEFDLDGNTVNQGIAVYGNKGSTDQHAYVQQLREGVHNFFATFIEVLKDRAGSSIEVDSGITTGDFLQGFYLGTRDALYENGRQSVTITIHEVTPAAVGQLIALFERAVGFYATLVNINAYHQPGVEAGKKAAATVLELEAKAIAGLKQSGEALTAPQLAAKLQLEDKTEIIFKLLTRLAANDRGIIQTIKTPVTESEFVAG from the coding sequence ATGTCCTGGGACAAATTCCAAAAGCACTATCTCGCACTGAACGAACTCGATTTCGCCATCGATATCAGCCGTATCGACTTCGATGCCGATTTCCTCGACGGCATGGAGCCCCGCATCCAAGAAGCCTACAAGGCTATGGATGAACTGGAAGCCGGCGCCATCGCCAACCCGGACGAAGGTCGCATGGTCGGCCACTACTGGCTCCGCGCCCCCAAGCTGGCTCCGAACGCCGAACTCACGAGCGAGATCGAGCAATGCCTCGCCGCAATCAAGCAAATCGCGGCCGACGTGCATACAGGCAAGATGGCCGGCTCCAAGGGCCCCTTTAAGAACTGCCTCGTCATCGGCATCGGCGGTTCCGCCCTCGGCCCCCAGTTCGTAGCCGACGCCCTGGGCTGCCCCAAGGGTGACAAGATGAAGCTCTTCTTCTTCGACAACACCGACCCCGACGGCATCGACCGCACACTCTGCGCTCTCGACGGCCAACTCGGCGAAACCCTTTCCGTCGTCATTTCCAAGTCCGGCGGTACTCCCGAGACCCGCAACGGCATGCTCGAAGCCCAGGCAGCCTACCAGGCGGCCGGCCTTGAATTCGCCAAACACGCGATCGCCGTGACCGGTGCCGGTTCGAAGCTCGACGGCGTGGCCGAGGCCGAAGGCTGGCTGACACGTCTGCCCATGTGGGACTGGGTCGGCGGCCGTACCTCCGAGCTCGCCGCAGTCGGCCTCCTTCCCGCCGCCCTTCAAGGACTTGACATCGACGGCATGCTCGGCGGCGCCGCAGCCATGGACAGCGCCACCCGCTGCAAGGAAACCGCCAAGAACCCCGCCGCCCTGCTTGCCCTGATGTGGTACTACGCAACCGACGGCAAGGGCGCCAAGGACATGGTCGTCCTCCCCTACAAGGACCGCCTCATGCTCTTCTCCAAGTACCTGCAGCAACTCGTCATGGAGTCGCTGGGCAAGGAATTCGACTTGGACGGTAACACCGTAAACCAAGGCATTGCGGTCTATGGCAACAAGGGCTCGACCGACCAGCACGCCTACGTCCAACAACTGCGCGAAGGGGTCCACAATTTCTTCGCCACCTTTATCGAGGTCCTCAAGGACCGCGCCGGCAGCTCCATCGAGGTCGATTCCGGCATCACCACCGGCGACTTCCTCCAAGGCTTCTACCTCGGCACCCGCGATGCGCTCTATGAAAACGGCCGCCAGTCGGTAACCATCACCATCCATGAGGTAACCCCGGCCGCCGTCGGACAATTGATCGCCCTCTTCGAGCGGGCCGTCGGCTTCTATGCCACACTCGTCAATATCAACGCCTACCACCAACCGGGCGTCGAAGCCGGCAAGAAGGCAGCCGCCACCGTCCTGGAACTCGAAGCGAAGGCCATCGCAGGGCTCAAGCAGAGCGGGGAAGCCCTGACCGCGCCTCAACTGGCCGCTAAGTTACAGCTTGAAGACAAAACTGAAATCATCTTTAAATTACTCACTCGTCTCGCCGCAAACGACCGCGGCATCATTCAAACCATCAAAACTCCGGTGACGGAATCCGAGTTCGTAGCAGGCTAA
- the ilvD gene encoding dihydroxy-acid dehydratase codes for MSDNSTRPYSSVVVDGNDRAAARAMLRAVGFQDEDFKKPQVAVASSPSDMTPCNVHLGELAEHARTGIDGAGGKPVSFNTITVTDGISMGTKGMRYSLVSRDVIADSIETAVAAEGFDGLVAIGGCDKNMPGCMIAIARLNRPAVFVYGGTILPGFLPHDEKECNPMDVVSVFEAIGKHAKGELTDEQLKEVEKYAIPGPGSCGGMYTANTMASAIEALGMSLPGSSAQVAVGEAKRKDCEMAGAAVVKMLELGIKPRDIMTRKAFENAITTCLALGGSTNLILHMLAIAHSAEVDLSIDVFKEIGDRIPLLADMKPYGKYNMSHLIRIGGIRPMMKMLLDRGLLHGDCLTVTGETIAESLKDVQPYGAYPDEQDIIRPWDQPMKESTHLRILRGNLAPEGAVGKITGKEGLYFKGVAKVYEGEEEALVGILRGDVVSGDVVVIRNEGPVGGPGMREMLSPTSAVAGRGLIKEVALITDGRFSGGSHGFDVGHITPEAACGGPIGIVRNGDEIEIDAVKNVMNLLIGEEEFDKRMAAFKPKGPGATRGVLGKYAKLVATASEGAVTDKHL; via the coding sequence ATGTCCGATAACAGCACACGCCCTTATTCTTCCGTGGTCGTCGACGGGAATGATCGCGCTGCTGCCCGCGCGATGCTTCGGGCCGTCGGCTTCCAAGACGAGGATTTTAAAAAGCCCCAGGTCGCCGTTGCCAGTTCCCCCAGCGACATGACCCCCTGCAACGTCCACCTTGGCGAGCTTGCCGAGCACGCCCGCACAGGGATTGACGGCGCCGGCGGCAAGCCTGTTTCCTTCAATACCATTACCGTGACCGACGGGATCAGCATGGGCACCAAAGGGATGCGCTACAGTCTGGTCTCCCGCGATGTCATCGCCGACTCCATCGAAACCGCCGTTGCCGCGGAAGGCTTCGACGGTCTGGTGGCCATCGGCGGCTGCGACAAAAACATGCCCGGTTGCATGATCGCCATCGCCCGCCTCAACCGCCCTGCCGTCTTCGTCTACGGCGGCACCATCCTGCCCGGCTTCCTGCCGCACGACGAGAAGGAGTGCAATCCGATGGACGTGGTCTCGGTCTTCGAAGCCATCGGCAAGCATGCGAAAGGCGAGCTGACCGACGAACAACTCAAGGAAGTCGAGAAATACGCCATTCCCGGCCCCGGCTCCTGCGGCGGCATGTACACGGCCAACACCATGGCCAGTGCCATCGAGGCCCTCGGCATGAGCCTGCCCGGCTCCAGTGCCCAAGTCGCGGTCGGGGAAGCCAAACGTAAAGACTGCGAAATGGCCGGTGCCGCAGTCGTCAAGATGCTCGAACTGGGTATCAAGCCCCGGGACATCATGACCCGGAAGGCATTTGAAAATGCGATTACCACCTGTCTGGCACTCGGAGGCTCCACCAATTTGATCCTTCACATGCTGGCCATCGCCCACTCCGCGGAGGTGGATCTCAGCATCGACGTCTTCAAGGAGATCGGCGATCGCATTCCCCTCCTGGCCGACATGAAGCCCTACGGCAAATACAACATGAGCCACCTCATCCGTATCGGCGGCATCCGCCCGATGATGAAAATGCTCCTGGATCGTGGCCTCCTGCACGGCGACTGCCTCACTGTCACCGGCGAGACCATCGCCGAGAGCCTGAAAGATGTGCAGCCCTATGGGGCCTACCCGGACGAGCAGGACATCATCCGTCCCTGGGACCAGCCGATGAAGGAGTCAACACACCTGCGAATCCTCCGCGGCAATCTCGCCCCGGAAGGTGCTGTCGGCAAGATCACCGGCAAGGAAGGCCTCTACTTCAAAGGCGTGGCCAAGGTCTACGAGGGCGAAGAAGAAGCCCTCGTCGGCATCCTTCGCGGCGATGTGGTCAGCGGCGACGTCGTCGTGATCCGCAATGAGGGTCCTGTCGGCGGCCCCGGCATGCGCGAAATGCTTTCCCCCACCTCAGCGGTGGCCGGTCGCGGCCTGATCAAGGAAGTGGCGCTCATTACCGACGGCCGCTTCTCCGGCGGCAGCCACGGCTTCGACGTGGGCCACATCACCCCGGAAGCCGCCTGCGGAGGTCCCATCGGGATCGTCCGGAACGGGGACGAAATCGAAATCGATGCGGTCAAGAACGTCATGAACCTGCTCATCGGCGAGGAAGAGTTCGACAAGCGTATGGCCGCATTCAAACCGAAAGGACCCGGCGCCACGCGCGGCGTCCTCGGCAAATACGCCAAACTCGTCGCCACCGCCTCCGAAGGTGCTGTCACCGACAAGCACCTGTAG